In Candidatus Margulisiibacteriota bacterium, the genomic window CGACCCCGGCAGGTTCCGGATAATAGACACCGAAAAACAGAGCCAGGATGCTTCTCAGGACCAGATAAAGGGGTTTGTCCGCCAGGCGCTGGGGCTCTAGAGGTTTTTTTGTGAAAGCAGGCGACATCAGGACAAAATTCCTCAAATACTTTGGCGACCGCTCGCATAGCGTTATTGCCGGTTCCTCTCTAATACCAAAAGACCCAACGGTGCTTTTGACCATGGCGGGAATGCTCCAGTTCAAGCCGATCTTCCTGGGTCTTGAAAAGCCTGCGCACTCAAGAGCGACAACGGCACAAAAATGCGTCCGCACCAACGACATCGAAAATGTGGGGCAAACCGCCAGACATCACACTTTTTTTGAGATGCTCGGCAATTTTTCGTTCGGGGACTACTTCAAGAAGGAAGCGGTCGCTTTTGCCTGGGAACTTTTGACAAAGGAGTTCAACATAGACAAAAGCAGGCTGTATATTGCCGTCTACGAAAAAGACGCCGAGTCAGAAGATATCTGGAAAAAGGACATGGGCGTCCCGGCCGGGCGCTTGATCAGGCTGGGCGAGGACAACAATTTCTGGTCCGCCGGCCCCACGGGCCCATGCGGCCCCTGTTCCGAGATCTACTATGATCTGGGGCAGGAGCAGGGCTGCGGCAAAAAGGAATGCGCCCCGGGCTGCGACTGCGACAGGTTCCTTGAGATCTGGAACCTGGTGTTCATGGAATTTAACCGGGACGAAAGCGGCACACTTACGCCTCTCCCAAAAAAGAACATCGATACGGGAATGGGGCTTGAGAGAATAGCCTCGGTGCTCCAGGATGTCAAGACAAACTTTGACACCGACCTGTTCCGGGAAATGCTCAAAGAGATCCGCATTAGGTCCGGCAAAGACTCTGTCATAACCCAGGTTTCCCAGCGCGTTATCGCCGACCATGTAAGGGCAGCGGTCCATCTTATAAGCGACGGGCTAACCCCGGCAAACGAGGGCAGGAATTACATACTGAGGCGCATCCTGAGAAGGGCCCTGCTTCACGGCAAAAAGCTCGGGATAGCCTCCCCGTTTTTGAACGAACTGTCGCAAATACAGATAGGTTCGGACAAAGGTTTTTATCCGGAACTGGAAAAGAATGCAGCGCTAATAAAGAAGACGATCCTGGATGAAGAGGTCAGCTTTGGGCGGACCATAGAGCAGGGGGCCTCTCAGCTTGAAGCCATGATAAAGAGGGCATCTTCCGGCATCATTAAGGGCAGCGATGCTTTCAAGCTCTACGATACTTACGGGTTTCCGCTGGAACTTACAAAAGAAGTTGCAAAGGAAAGAGGCTTTTCGGTTGACCAGGCGGGTTTTGAAAAAGAGATGGGACGCCAGAAAGAGACCAGCAGGTCGCATGCATCAAAAAAATTCGCTCTGGGAAAGATACCTCAGGTAAAAGGCTATCCTTCCACTGTCTTTACGGGCTATGATGAGACTGAAACGGAGGCCCTTGTACTGGGGACTATAGACGGCTATCTTATACTTGACCGCAGCCCCTTTTATGTCGAATCCGGAGGACAGGACAGCGACAGAGGAACTATCATAGTAGAAAAGAACGCTCTGGAAGTGAGTTCTTTGATAAAGACAGCGGAGGGTGTCATTCTGCACGGCATATCAGGCGATCTTATTCCGGCAAAAGGGGAAAAGGTAAGAGCGGCGGTGGACAAGCAGATCAGATCGCTCATTTCCGCGCACCACACCTCCACACATCTTCTTCACCGCGCTCTGCAGGAAGTAGCCGGCAGCTCCGCTCAACAAAAAGGCTCTTCGGTAACATCCGAAAAGTTCAGGTTCGACTTTGTGAGCGGTTCCCAGATAAGGTCGGAAGACCTTAAAAAGCTCGAGGATATCGTAAACGAAAAAATAAAAGAGGCTCTCCCGGTCAAAACCGAGGTAACATCCCTTGAGGAGGCAAAAAAGGCCGGAGCAAAAGCCCTGTTCGGGGAAAAATATGCCGGCACCGTCAGGATGATAAGGATAGGGGACTTTAGCCTTGAGCTGTGCGGAGGCACACATGTCAAGAATACCTCCGAGATCGCTTTGTTCAGGATAGTAAAGGAAAGCGCCGTTTCTGCCGGCATACGCAGGATAGAGGCTGTCAGCGGCAGAGCGGCTCTCGCATACGAAGAAGCAAGAAAAGAGGAAGAAAGCAGAAAGGCGCAGGAGGCCGGACAAAAGGAAAAAGCAAAGCTGCAGGCCGCCGCACTTGAAAAAGAAAGCGCCTTAAAGGCCGCTGAACTTGCGGAGAACAGAGAAAGCATCGGTGGTGCCAATTTTGTTTTCGGGCTTTTCAGAGGATATGACCACTCGATCTTGAAGAGCATGACCGACATCATAAAGAGCAGCGTCCCGTGCGCTCTGGTGCTTCTGTCAAGCGTTGCGGAAGAGGATAACAAGGTGAGCATGGTTGCTGCGGCCTCTTTGGAAGCTGCAAAAAGAGGGCTTTCAGCCGATAAACTGCTCAAAGCGGTGCTTTCTACAACAGGAGGCAGAGGCGGAGGAAAAGAACTGCTGGCGCAGGGAGGCTTTACCGACTCGTCAAAAGCGCAGGAGATAAAGCGGGCCGCACTGGAGTTCATAAACAAAAATGCGAACCCTGGGGATTGATCTAGGCAATAAGAGGGTGGGAATAGCGGTATCCGACCCGCTTGGCCTTACAGCACAGCCGCTGGAAGTATTTCCCAATAACAGAGGGCTTATTAAAAAGATCAGGGAGATCTGCAGAGAAAAAGAGGTTTCTTTGATCATTCTTGGTCTTCCCAGGAGCCTTTCGGGAGAGCTCAACGATGCGGCGCAAAAGGCCTCCGCGTTCTCGGAAAAACTAAAAAAAGAGCTTGGTATACCGGTAGAGCTTTATGATGAGAGGTTTTCAACCTCTATAGCCTGGAACAACTTTAGGCAAACAGGGGTGTCTCAGAAAAAGGGCAGGGGCTCCATAGACAAAATGGCGGCCGCGGTCATATTATCGGACTACCTGGACAGGAAAAGAAATGAAGGAAATAAAACAGGTATTTGACCCAATGCCACCGGTCCCGACGCTAAGGGCTCGGCTCCATTTGGGAGAAACGAACCGGAGCCGAGCCTTTAGGCTCAGGCATCTAATAAATCCTTGGATGCTAACCGGCCTGACCGTCTTTTTGTTCTTTCTCTTTCTTGCCGATACACTCTTGCACTCAAAAAACATGTTCGATGTTACTCCTGTTAGGGTACAGATACCCGATAATTCATCCGCAAGGGAGATCGGACAACTGCTTTTTCTGTCGGGCATAAGCGACAGGCCTTCTTCCTTCCTTGTGGCCGCAAAATTGCTCAACCTTGACTCCAGATTAAAGGCGGGCAACTACTATTTCAGCCCTTCTATGACCAATTATTCAATACTAACGCAGCTTTCACAGGGAAGGGTGCGGGCAGGAGAGGTAAGGCTAACCGTGCCGGAGGGGAGTTCGATCTACAGGATATCAAAGATACTTGCTTCTTCCGGGGTTTGGCTGGATAGGCCTTTTAACGAGGAGGCCTTGCAGCCGGCAGGAGACAAACTAAAGCAGGGCCATGTTTTCCTTGCTTCCAACACAACAAGGTCTTTGGAGGGATACTTGTTCCCGGACACTTATTTTATTTCCGCCAATATGAAGACGCAGGATCTAATTTCCATGATGCTTGGCCGCTTTGAAGAAGTGGTCCTGCCCGTATGGAGGTCTTCGAGGATAAAAAAGTACACTCTGCATCAGGTACTGACCATGGCCTCCATAGTGGAAAAAGAGGCCGAGACCGATCTTGAGAGGCCCATAATAGCATCCGTTTTTTATAACCGGCTGGAAAGCGGCATGGCGCTGAGGGCGGACCCCACAGTTAAATACGCTATCCCTAATCCCACAAAAAGGGTCACCTACAGCGACCTGAAGTATCCTTCGCCTTATAACACATATCTCAATAAAGGGCTTCCTCCGGGCCCCATTTGCAATCCGGGGCTTAAGTCCATCCTTGCCGCCATCCATCCGGCAAAGACAAACTACATCTATTTTGTCTCAAACGGGGACGGCACTCATACTTTCTCGGTGGATTGGCAGGGTCACGAGCGCGCGGTGAAAAAATTCAGGAATCTGTCAAAATGAGCCCGCCGTCTTTGTCCCTGATAATATGCAGGTAAAAGCCGGGCCCCCGGGTAAAAACCGGGGACTGCGCCGGCACTGTAAGAGCTTCGATGTCTATTTGATCAGTTAAAGGAATTACTTTCCCTTCAACAAAATTGTAAAAGCTGACAACCTCCCTTTTGGGAGTATATCTTGTGTATTTAAGTGAATAGACGAAATTTTCGGGATCCATTATCCAGCCCCACAGCGACACAGAATAGAATGGGGAGGCACAAAAAAAACTTTCTTCGACATTGCCGATAGCATCGTCAAGCAACCCGTCCCGAGCAGCGGATATGACAGACTGTTCAACAAAGGCCTGCGCCGTTCCATCGGTGAACTTCTTCTTTTTATCCAGAACAAGGAACTGACCTTCGTTCGATTTTAAAGCGGAAGGAATGAAAAAGGTTGCAGGCAGTGGTGTCTCCACGGCATAGGATGGAGCAACAACCTTAGTTGAATCAGCTCCGAGCAGCAGGAACCTATTCTGCCAAAGAAATGCCTCCGTTGCCTCAACAAAAACACCGCTAAAGTTGGCGAACCTGAGCCCCAGATACTCTCTGGCTTTTTTTATGTCTTTTTCAAAATAAGTGTGCGTATCATAAGAAAGACGCTCTTTCAACTCATATTCCAGAAGACCTGTAAGATTTCCTGCCTGCACATGATGCCCACTTTGATAGTGCACACCGATCAATCCGGCGCTCATAAGCCCTTCGGAGTACCGGGCTGTGGAACAGACAGACGGCCTTGCTGGGCAATTTTTGCTCCTTTGTATCGTCGAGCGCACCACGCTCCTGCAGGGCAGGTCGGGTTTTGCGATCGAAAGGCTAGCCCTCTGGACATCTGCATCTTTCATGTTAAAAAGCTGATGGATGGGACCCGAGGTCATAAGGCTCTGTCTGCTCCTCATAGCTGAGGACACGGCGTAATTATGCCTAAGTACTCTAATGGATGATAAAAAGCTCATATCGGCTTATCGCTCAGCTAGGAAGACGATTTCAGGCGGCTATTCCCACTCTATGGTCGAGGGCGGCTTTGAGGATATATCATACACCACGCGGTTTATCTCGGGCGTTTCATTTATTATGCGGCTTGATATTTTTTCAAGGAGTTCATACGGCAGTTTGGCCCAGTCCGCGGTCATGGCGTCATTAGAGGTCACAGCGCGGATCGCGATAGTGTTAAGATAGGTCCTTTTGTCGCCCATGACCCCGACGGTTCGTATGGGAAGCAGTACCGCAAAGGACTGCCAGACCTTATTGTAAAACCCCGCCTTTTTTATTTCCGTGACAACTATGTCATCAACATCCTGAAGTATCCTAACCCTGTCCCGGTTAAGTTCGCCTATTATCCTTATGGCAAGCCCTGGTCCGGGGAACGGCTGCCGCGAGATTATTTCTTCGGCAATACCCATCTCTCTGCCGAGTTTTCTAACCTCATCCTTGAACAGTTTCCTCAATGGTTCAATAAGTTTGAACTTCATCTTTTCGGGAAGGCCGCCGACATTGTGGTGGGTCTTTATTCTGGCAGCCGTTGAAGCGGACTTGCCTGAGCCCTTAAAAGCGCTCTCTATCACATCAGGATAAAGCGTTCCCTGGGCAAGAAACGGAATGGCCCCAAGTTTTTTGGCTTCTGCTTCGAACGTGTAAATGAACTCGTTGCCGATTATGTGGCGTTTTTTTTCCGGGTCAGTGACGCCTTTAAGCTTTTCATAAAACTTTTCCGAAGCGTCTATGTAGATTATCTTTATCTTAAAATGCTTTTCAAACATCTCTTTTATCTTTTTGGCCTCATCCTTCCTCATAAAGCCCTGGTCTATGAACATGCAGGTCAGCTGGTCGCCGACGGCTCTGTGGACAAGAACTGCCACAGTGGTAGAATCGACCCCTCCGGAAAGGGCGCAGAGTATCTTGTTTTTACCGACGGTAGAGCGTATCTTTTCGGTCTGGCGCTCGATAAAGGATTTGGTGGTCCAGGTTGCCTGGCAGTTGCAGATTATATAGACAAAATTCTTTATTATCTCGTCTCCGTGCTCTGTATGAATGACCTCCGGATGGAACTGTACCGCATAGAGCTTCTTTTCGATATTGCCGATCGCGGCCGTGGGGGTGTTTAGTGAATGCGCCATCATCTTAAAACCTTCCGGCACCTTTTCCACGCTGTCTCCGTGGCTCATCCAGCAGTTTATCTGCAGAGGAAGCCCCGCAAAAAGATTGGTATGATCATCGATGTTGAGGGGGGTTTTGCCGTATTCTTTGGCATCAGCAGCTTTGACCTCTCCTCCGAGTTCTTTTGCCATCAGCTGCATCCCGTAGCAGATACCCAGAATCGGAATGCCGCTTTCCCATATCCTCGGGTCCAACTTTGGAGCATCCTTGTCATAGACACTGTTGGGACCGCCCGAAAGGATTATCCCTTTCACTTCTCTTTTCTTCAATTCTTCGAGCGGGGTTGAGTAGGGGAGCACCTCCGAATAAACATTGCACTCGCGGACCCTTCTTGCTATCAGCATGCTGTACTGCGCGCCAAAGTCAAGGACTACTATGAGGTCGTGCTTTTTCATGGATTTAGTTAATTATATCACAAGAATATATAATGAAATTCCGCAGTAAAGCGGTCGATATCCGTTTGTCGGCAAATCCACAAAAGGAGCTTAAGATATGGGCGCTTCACACAAAGTTTCGGAGATTGGAAGTTTAAGGTTCCACAGCCTGACCGTTCCGCAAAACGGAAACAGGCCCGGGATATTTTCGGTCAACATCTGCGAACGCGGTTTCATAATTAATTCCGAAATGGCAAGGCTGGGAGCATCAGATATTGAACTCCTGAAGGGACAAAGCGATCTCCAAATAGCAGGAGCTTTTAATGAGGATCCAAACGCAAGGCTTTCCGCCATGAACAGCATCCTCATGGCACCCTGGGCTAACAGGATGATAGGTCCTGTTGTAGATGCTCGTGGTCTGACAAATGTGGAAGTCTCCTTTATGGGACAGAGAAGGCTTGTCCCAACCAATTTCGAAGATACCTACAGGCTGCACGGACTGGCTTATGCCAACGAGTATCACGATATATGGGCTCACGACCTGCCTTCGGGAGGAATAGCTCTCACCGGCATTACAGAAATATCAAGTGACCAGTGGTTTTCAGATCTTTGGCTAAGGCACAGCATTGGGCTCAATAACGGAATAATGTTCAGGATCGTGAATGTTAAGAACATAGGACAGCAGCCGGCCCCCGTGTCCGTAGGCGAGCATCCGTATTTCCGCATACCTGAAGGGCAGGACCGCGGCCTGATCTCCATGCAACTTCCCGGTGTTGCTACAATACGCCTTGGGCAGGACGGGAATCCAGACTTTGACACTAACCCCCTAATGCCTATTCGGGAAACTGCTTTTTGGGGGCTTGCAGCGGGCTTTAAGAATCTCGGAGATCTCAATTTGAACAACAGTTTTTTGCTCCACCCGGAAATGGGTGTAGTGTCGGGCGACGCGGGAGTTTTATTTGGACAGGCGGGATACGGCATTTTTCTTTCCTCGCCGACATACGGGGATACCGTTAACGTTGTACATGCGTTTGCCCCGCTGGGCACTTCACATCCCGCTGACGGCAAGGCAGTAGCGCTGGAATTGCAGGGAAATTATCTTGCTCCTCTGCATCCCATCTGGGAAGTGTATTCCCCGTTAAGAGGAGTCTCGGGAATGCATCCAAGCAGCATGAAGATCCTTGAACCCGGAGATGAGATGACATGGAGTGTTACTCACACGGTTAGAGGACTATAATACCGTCATTATTTAGACAAATAAAAGTTAAGCCTGCACTTTAAGGTGCAGGCTTATTATTTGATCCGATCTATGCCTTTACTACTTATACATCCCCAGCGACTGGGCTTTTTGAAAGACTTTGCCTTCCGTAAGGATCGAAGGCGCTATTACTATTTCAACTTTTTGCATTTCTTTTATATTGGCCGCGCCAAGGGTGCCCATAGAGGTCTTTAAAGCGCCGACAAAGTTTTCAGATCCGTCATCATATTTTGCAGGGCCGAGAAGGATCTCTTTTAATGTTCCGATAGTTCCGACTTTTATTCTTGTTCCTCTCGGAAGAAGAGCGTTGGGAGTTGCCATGCCCCAGTGAAAGCCTCTGCCAGGGGCCTCCTTAGCCTTGGTAAGAGGCGATCCGATCATCACCGCATCGGCCCCGCAGGCAATGGCTTTACAGATATCCCCTCCGACCACCATCCCTCCGTCGCCTATAACGCTGACATATCTGCCTGTTTTTTTGAAATAAGCATCCCTTGCGGCGGCGCAATCCGCGATAGTAGTAGCCATAGGGACCCCGATACCCAGCACGCCTCTGGAAGTGCAGGCAGAGCCCGGGCCGATGCCGACCAAAAGTCCGGAGATCCCGGTCTCCATCAGTTCCAGCGCAACATCATAGGTGACGCAATTCCCTATGATAACAGGGACCTTTGTGCCCGCGCAGAATTTGGCAACATCAAGAGGCTTGAAGTTTTTTGCCTTGTGCTTGGTTGAGACGACCGTAGCCTGAATGACCACCACATCTGCTCCGGCAGAGGCCGCTATTTTCCCGTACTCTTCCGCCGCCTGTGGAGTAACAGAAACCGCGGCTACGCCTTTTTTGGCCTTGATCTCCTGTATTCGTTTCTCTATAAGTTCTTTTTTGACCGGCTTTTCGTAGAGCCTTTGCATGAGGGGAACATAGTCTCCTTTTGAGGCTGCCGCGATCTCATCCAGGACCTTGTTAGCATCTTCATATCTGGTCTGGACGCCCTGAAGGTTAAGGACCCCAAGGCCGCCGAACTGGCTCATCATCGCGGCTGTACTAGGGTCCACCACGGAATCCATGGCAGAAGCTATTATAGGGATATCCAGTTTAAGGCTTCCTATAGAAGTCTTTGTCTCGACATCATCGGTTTCTATCGTTGCCAGCGACGGCACCAGCGCTATCTCGTCAAACCCGTAAGCCCTTCTGACTTTTTTCCCGAAACCTAACTCTATTTCCATCTACATCTCCTTTTTTCTCCCCTCTCCCTCTGGGAGAGGGGTAGGGGGTGAGGGCTATTGAGCAGGCATTTCTCCCACGCTGATCGACAAAGTCTTCATCTTCCCGTCAGAATAGACAGAAAGAGTTAATCTGCTGCCGGGTTTTTGGGACTTGATGAGTTCCGAAAGCTCCGAAGCGCTATTGAGTTTTTTTCCGTTCACGGTCCTTATCACATCATATTGCTTGAGCCCGGCCTTGCCTGCTGGGCTGTCCTTAACCACCTGCATGACAATTACGCCTTCTGCCACCGGCAGGCTCATATAATCAGCCACCTGCTGATCAACATCCCTCATGTAAATGCCTATCCAGGGGCGGACCACTTTTCCCCGGGTAATAAGTTCGTCAAGGACTTCCTTTGCCGCGTTGACCGGTATGGCAAAGCCTATTCCCTGGGCGCCCGCTGCCACCGCCACATTAACTCCCACAACTTCCCCCTGTATATTGATCAGCGGACCTCCGCTGTTTCCCGGGTTGATCGCGGCATCGGTCTGTATCAAGTTCTTCTTTCCTATCCCGTCAAGAGCTCTGCCTGTAGCGCTGACAATACCTGCCGTCACGGTATTACTGAACCCGTAAGGATTTCCGATGGCTATTATCCACTGTCCCGGGCGCAGTTTTGAGGAATCGCCCATTCGCATAAAGGGAAGACCTGAAGGCTTGTCAAGTTTAAGGACTGCGAGATCGATATTGGAATCAAGACCTATAACTTTGGCATCAAGTGAACGCCCGTCCCTTAGCGTCACCTTTATCTTGTCGGCGCCTTTTACCACATGGGCATTGGTCAGAACATGCCCCTTATTGTCAATAATGAACCCTGAACCGGCGCCTTTTACGGGAATGACGCGGTCCTCAAAAAGGTCCCTTGCTCTTGGATCTATCTGGAAACCGAAATGTTGTTCAAAATCCTTAAAGGGATTAAAGACCTGCTGGTGCTGCATCTTAACCACATCTATATTTACGACCGCGCCGCCGACCTTTTCTACAATGTCAGCGATAGTCTCGTTGGGTGAAACTGAGGCTGCTATGCCTGAGGAATAAGGCGCCTGAACGGGCTCCTGCACGGGTTTGTCCAAAGCCTGGGACAACTGCACATAAAGCCCTCCTGTAAATATCCCTATGAGCAGAACAAGAACATAAGGCGAATACTTCTTCAGCTTCATCATTATGCCCTCCCTTATGAATATTTCCACCGCGGTCACCCGTTGAGCAGCGGCTCTTTTTCACCGTCAGCCTGGTTTTTTTGGGACGCGGAATACGCCTTGACCAGTTTTTCCAGCTCTTCTACCACGGGCTTGGGTATCCATATCTCCCCGCACGACTCGCAAACAAAGGCCGGGACATCGTCTATTACATATATCCTGCCGTCCTCGTTGTAATCCAGAGAAACCCGTTCAAAATATAAATGACCCCCGCAGGCGCTGCACAATCCGGGGTTCAGTTTCTCATAGATTTCGTCCGCTTTTTTCGAGAACATCCTGATTTTTGATTTATTATACATTATCTTACCCGCCTTGACAACAACTTGATGGACAGGATAGACTTATACTTGCCGAAAGAGAAAATCAAGTACCGAAAGGGGGTGAAACATAATGAAAAAGATTCTCTTTTCTTTATTCATCTTTGTTTCATTGATAGCAGTGGCGGCAACGACCGGTTGCAGCGTTATCACCTCGACCACGGATGCCACAGGCACAGATCCTGGTAGAGTGACCACCCCTTTGGCGGCTGTTTCAGGTTCCGCGACAAAATCGGGCACCTCTTTCACGATCAATCTGAGCTCGATCATAGTCGGAGGAACTCCCGTAGAAGGGCTTGGGGCCTCAAGGTTCAAGGTGTTCATAGGAGGAGTTGCAACTCCGGATTCCACCTACACACCGGTCGCAACGACCATCACTGCCACTTCAGCGAGCAAGATAGACATGGTGTTCATCATGGACAACACCGGAAGCATGTCCAGCAGGATAAAATCCGTAAAGGACAGCATTTCGGCCTTTGCAGCCTCACTTGAGGCCAGCGGAGCCGATGTTAAGTTCGGTGTCGTTTCCTTTGGCGACACGCCAAGCGAGCAATCCGACCTTCCGCTTCCTGCAACAGCAGAGGCGGTAAGCTCCTGGCTGGATGCACTAGCAGGTGTTGGCGGCGGTGATATCCCCGAGAATCCGCTTGACTCCATAATGTATGCGAATGACAACTTTACATGGAGAAGCGGAGCTCAAAAGGTGTTTATCGTCATCATAGACACCAGCGCGCACCAAGCAGGGGACGGCTCGGCCTTTACAACAAGGACTCTCGCTTCCGTAGAAGCCTCTCTGTCAGGAAATGCTACAGTATATGTCGTGAGTCCAAAACTGGATTCCGGTTCTGGACCGGACGGATACACAAGTACTGCCGACATGAGATGGCTTGCGGACGGTTACGGCTGGTTCTCCGGGGTCACGTCAACGACCTACGGATCCACCAGGCCCTATACCGGGACCGGCGGCAAATGGATAGAACTGGCTGCCTCGGGGGTCATAGACCTTACGACGCTGGGCATTTCAACGACCGTTACCAAGGGCTACACTCTGGCGTTCACATACACGCCGGGGGCAACAGGAGTGTATTACATACACGTGCTTGTTGATACCAACGGCGACGGCGTCTGGGATTCCGACGGTCTGATCACGATCACTGTTTCCACCCTGAGCAGCAGATGGCTGCCCAACGGAGAACTCTCCAACGCGGCAGAAAAGATCACAGGGCCAAAGAGCAACTGATCACTGGTTTCTTGGTTTTTTACGGGTCCCCTTGTCTAGGACGAGGGGGCCTTTTTTTTATCATCACGAACATCCGGACGCGAATTAACGCGAAATATTTCCCGCGAAAGAAGGCACGCGAATTCCTCGAACTGACTCGAACGCAATAATTATGCTAATCCCGACGCTAAAGCGTCGGCTCCTCTAATCTCTCAAAAAGCCTATACTTGATTTTGGTTTTGTCTCTTCTTTCATTATCTGTCTTATTGCGTCAAAAAGCGTTAAAATGCCTTTATCATGCTTGTCGATCCGGGATTCGAGTTCTAGAAGCTTCCTTTCCATTTCTTTGTGAGCATAAATAATGTTCCTCAATTTTACAAACGCTCTCATTATAAGGATATTTACTCGAATAGCCCTTTCGCTGTTCAAAACACTGGACAACATGGCGATACCCTGTTCGGTAAAAACATAAGGCAGGTAACGCCTACCGCCGCGTTTTGAGGTTCCAATTTGGAACCTCAAAGAAGAGTGCTCTATTTTTGTTAAGCGCAGCATAAAATCAGAGGGGAATCTTTTTCTGTTGCGAAACACGGCCTTGTTCAGCTCTTTTGTTCTTATTCCATACAGGACAGCAAGGTCGCTATCAAGCATGACCTTTTGGCTTCTTATTAGCAGAATACACTGTCTGATATTCTCTGTTGAAATGTCAAACTTGTTGGGTTTTTCAACACTTCGGCACCCTTTTTTAA contains:
- a CDS encoding vWA domain-containing protein produces the protein MKKILFSLFIFVSLIAVAATTGCSVITSTTDATGTDPGRVTTPLAAVSGSATKSGTSFTINLSSIIVGGTPVEGLGASRFKVFIGGVATPDSTYTPVATTITATSASKIDMVFIMDNTGSMSSRIKSVKDSISAFAASLEASGADVKFGVVSFGDTPSEQSDLPLPATAEAVSSWLDALAGVGGGDIPENPLDSIMYANDNFTWRSGAQKVFIVIIDTSAHQAGDGSAFTTRTLASVEASLSGNATVYVVSPKLDSGSGPDGYTSTADMRWLADGYGWFSGVTSTTYGSTRPYTGTGGKWIELAASGVIDLTTLGISTTVTKGYTLAFTYTPGATGVYYIHVLVDTNGDGVWDSDGLITITVSTLSSRWLPNGELSNAAEKITGPKSN
- a CDS encoding ORF6N domain-containing protein, which produces MSGIVKKGCRSVEKPNKFDISTENIRQCILLIRSQKVMLDSDLAVLYGIRTKELNKAVFRNRKRFPSDFMLRLTKIEHSSLRFQIGTSKRGGRRYLPYVFTEQGIAMLSSVLNSERAIRVNILIMRAFVKLRNIIYAHKEMERKLLELESRIDKHDKGILTLFDAIRQIMKEETKPKSSIGFLRD